The following DNA comes from Capillibacterium thermochitinicola.
CCGGCTTGCAATAGTTGATTATTGACGTCGTAGTTATAGTTGATCTCGCCCCAGCCGTTCTTTTTACTGATTACGTTACCGTTAGGATCATAGGTAAATTGCTCTTTCCAATATCCTTTACCCCAAAGGTTGAGGCCTATACCCCACGGCTGGAGTTGGCGATAAAGGTTGCTCAGTTTGTTTTGGTCCTCATAGTCCAGCATAAGATGGTTTATAAAGGGCAAGCCATTTGGCCCCGGATTGAGGTAACAATCATCTTTTTTCCCTTTTCCGTCTTCAAACAGAAGATTACTAAGCTCGGCCAATTGTTCAGCAAGATTCCGCTCTTCCTCCCAGGAGAGGTTAAGTTTTGGTATTTTGAAATCAGTCGGCCCTTCCCACTGGGGCACAAGTCCGTAGAATTGCCGTTCCTTTAGGTCAGCAATCTTCTTTTTATCGGTAAATGGGTAGTAGACTTCGATAAGGCGCCCAGCCGGATCATAGCGGTAAGCGGTTAAATCGCCATCCTCTTTAATCTGATAGATCCGCTGTCCTTTGGCGTTATAAAGGTATCCATAGGCGCTTAAGACTTTCCCGTGTCCGCGGTCTTGATAGTTAACGATACTCTCCAGCTCGCCTCTTGGGGTGTAAGTATATACTGTTTTAGTGTCATTAGCGTTAATCCGTTCAATGATCCGGTTTAAGGCGTCATATTTGAATTCTATTTTTCCACCATCAGGCAAAGTGACAAGTTAAGTCCGTATAATGGTGTAAAATTGGTTTCCAAAAAAAGAGGGGCCATTAACAAATTCCTCAGTTAGAATAGTAGTTGGACAAACCAAAATTCTAAGAGGAGGAATTTGAATGGCCCAATACCAGATTACCGTAGATCAAGAACTTTTGCACCGTCTATTTTTAGGCAATAACAAGGATTCCGGTGTGTCAGCGTTATTGGAATCGATATTGAACCAGATTTTGCAGGCGCAAGCCACCGAACAGCTTCAAGCCGAACCATACGAACGCACTGATAAA
Coding sequences within:
- a CDS encoding transposase — translated: MAQYQITVDQELLHRLFLGNNKDSGVSALLESILNQILQAQATEQLQAEPYERTDK